The Terrirubrum flagellatum nucleotide sequence CGCTGCGCCTCGATGGTGGCGTTGAGCGCGAGCAGCTTGGTCTGGCGCGCGATCGAGTCGATCAGTGCGATGATCCGGCCGATGCGCTGGGCGCCGATGGCCAGCTCCTGCACAGTCTCATCGGTCGTCACGATCGAGCCGACGGCCGCGCCCGAGGTCTTCCGGGCGGAGTCGATCTCATCGCGCAAACGGTCGACCATCAGGGTGAGCTGGTTGGCCGCGGCGGCCACGCTGCTCATGCTGGCGGCCGCGACGCCGGCCATATTGGAGCTTTCGGTTGAGCGCTGCAGCGTCTCGTCGGCCTGTTTCGTCATCTGGACGGCGGTGACGCGCAGCATGTCCGCGGCGTTGGCGAGGTCGTCGATCGTGCCGCCGGTCGCCTGCTCGAGTTCGCGGATGAACCAGGATTGCGCGCTCTGGATCGTCCGCCGCTGGTCGTGAGCGGCCTTTTCCTCGACCGCCAGCGTATCGGCGCGCACGACCTGCTCGCGCAGCAGGCTCAGGCCCCGCGCGAGATCGCCGAGCGCGCCTGACCTTGCCTGATAGGGGATGCGGACGAACCGATCCTGCCGCGCGATCGCTCCCGCGGCGGCGACCAGCGCGTCGATGCGTTTCAGCCAGACGCGGCCGGCGGCGAATGCGACGGCTGCAGCGAGAGCAAAGCCAAGGGCGAAGCAGCCGAGTGAAAACAGGGGCGAATCAAAAGCGGGCACTGTTCGCCGGAAGAATATCGATGGCGGGAGGGCGCAAAACGAGGACGAGCAAACAGGAGCAAGAATGGCGCCGCCGGCGGCCATGTTTCGCGAAGCCGCCCGCGGCGAAACAAAACGTTACACTCGATACGCTTTCCCCAGCGTCGCGACATCTTGGCGAAGGCGTCCGACGCTAGCTTGCCTCCGTCGAACAGGGCGCTTCCAGAGAGCGCCGCGCGAGGGAGGCGAGGATGTCCATCACGCTCAGCCAGAAAGCGCCCGCAAACGTTTTCATGCCGACGCTTGGCGTCACGCGCGGCCAGACGCTGCTCAGCGCCTTCATCGCCATCCTGCTCATCGGATCGCTGTTCGCGTCGGCGACCATCACGCTCGCCTGCGCCGGCCTCTCCGCCTGCGACAGCGGCGCCGTCGTCGCGAACGAACGCGCCCTGCCCGGCTACGGCGTGAGAAGCTGACGAGACCGCTCCACATTCTTCCTTCCGCTCTGCTCCTGAAAGGAATTGAGATGCGCACCATGATGTTCAGCGCCGCATTCGCGATCATGTCGCTCGGCGCCGCGCAGGCGCAGTCGATCGGCGGACGCTACGACGTCGTCGGCGCCAATCTCGACGGCTCCGCCTATCGCGGCACGGCGCAGATCACGGCGACGTCGCAGAACACCTGCCGGATCGTCTGGAATACCGGTGGCGTTTCGGAAGGCATTTGCATGCGCAACAACAACGCCTTCACCGCCGCCTATTCGCTCCGCGGAAAAATCGGCCTGGTGATCTATCAGGTCATGAATGACGGCTCGATGCAGGGCCTCTGGACTCTCGCCGACACGCAGGGCGTCGGCCGCGAGACGCTTGTTCCGGTTCGTTAGAAACGCCTCACCTAACGAACCGGATCAAGGCGGCCGGCGACGCTGCGAGGCGTCGCCGGCCTTTTCGTTCCATTTTGCGCAAACGCGTTTCAATAATTCGCAAGGGCCCGAGGCCGGCGCCATGTCTGATTTGTCGGCCCGCACGCATGCGATTCGGACAGGCATGCCAAATATGTTCATTGCCGCGCGACTCCGAACCGGTTTTACGCATCGACGTTGATTGGCGCCACGTCACGTTTTCTTTGCCGAAGCGCCTCCGGCGCTCATCCAAACGCGTTCAAACCGCTTTTGTCTTTCACGCGCTCATAAAACTCGTAGCGCTGTTCAGCCTCCATTTGGTTTACTTGATGGATGATCGCGTTGTCTCAGGGGCGACGAGACGCAAGCGGTCGCAGGGGGTGCAGTCGCGCAACATATGACGCAGAGTTTTGAAGTCGATCTCAAGGACCTTCTTCACGGGCTAAGAACTGAAGAAGTCCTCTCATTCCAACAGGTCCGTGGGTCGCTCGACCAAGTCGTTTCGTCCAGGACCAGCGAATATCGCCGCATCGAGGACGGCGTGATCGCAAGCATCTTCGATCACGACATCCATGCGCCCTATCGCCTGCGAACGATCAGGCGCAAGCATGTCTCCTTCACCTTCGTCAGAGACGGCGGCTATTCGATCCAGCTTGGCCCGCAGCTCTATTCGACGAAGCCCGCGATGGCGCGAATGACGATCGCCGCGGAGTCGATCGCGCAGCATACGGCGCAGGAACCGCATCAAAAGCTCGGAGGCCTTACCGTCTTTATCGATCAGGAATGTCTGATCGAACGGTTCGGTCTCGATTTCGACCGCTTTCCCGACGATTTCCGCGCGCTCCGTCAGGGCGACGAGAGCGTCGATTTTTCTATGGAGGTGCCGCTTCCACCCTGGTCATGGATCGCGATGGATCAGGTGCTCGACTGCCGGTTCGCGGAGCCGATGCGATCGACCTATCTGCGCGCCAAGATCATCGAAATGGTTTGCGAAGCCGTCACCTATGTCAATCTGATCGACAAGCCCGCCAATAATTTCCGCGTTCCGGCGGCGCGGCGCGAGCAGACGCGGATCGAAACGGCCGCTTTGATATATCGGCGCGAGATGCGCTGCCCGCCAAGCCTGCGCGAACTGGCGCAACGACTCGGCCTCAACCGCAACAAGCTGAACGACGGATTTCGCGAGATGTTCGGCATGACGCCGCATGAATATCTGCGGCGCCTTCGTCTTGAGTGGGCGCATAATCGCATCTCGGCCGGCGCCATGTCGATCAGCGAAGCGTGCGAAGCGGTCGGCTACGCCAGCCATTCCGCTTTCACGCGCGCCTATGGCGAACTGTTCGGCTACGCGCCTTCGGAAACGCCGGGCGCGACGTTGACGCGAAAGAAGGATGATTGAAGCGCGATGAGAGCTAACGACCGCAGCACGAATGCTATGCAGCCGGGAGCGCGCGCGACCGCGTTTACAATCCGCATGAGAGAATGGCTGAACGAACATTCGTCATGGATATCAGGCGCCTCGCGACATGATGGCGCAAATGAGCAGACCGCCGCGCGCTTGCGCCGCGACGAAGATTTCACGTTGACGTCGCCTGATCGAGCAAACACTTCCGCTTGCGAGGCGGATATCACATGGAAGACGATGGGGACGGAGCCAGCACAGGTCGCTCGGGGCGACGAGCAGAGTGAGATTCATTCCCATGCCGCAGACGCATTCGACGCTCGCGCCAGGATCTGTCAGGACGCGCCGATTCTGATCGTCGATGATTATTCGGTGATGATCAGGATTCTTCACAATCTGCTCGCCATGCTCGGCTTCACCGAAGTCGATGACGCGCGGGATGGAGAGGTTGCGTTGCGGATGGCGAAGCGTCGCCACTACGCGCTCATTATCTGCGATTTGCAGATGTCTGGAATGTCGGGGCAAGAGCTGCTCCGCGCCGTCCGCGAGGATGCGGGTCTTGCGCGCACGCCCTTCATCATGATTGGCGCGGCGCCGAGCGCCGCCGACGTCGCGACCGCGCTCGAAGCCGACGTCGACGGCTTCATCGCCAAACCATTCAGCGCGAAGATGCTGCGTGAGAAGATCGACATCGCCTATTCCAGGCGGATGCGCGGCGCGACGTGAGCGCCGCGCTCAGGATGCGAGCAGCTTCGGCGCGCCGCCTACGATATCGGCGAAGACGGCAATCAGCACGCCAACGACGACGAGGACGAGCCCGATCATGAAAAGGCGGGTCATCTTCTCGTAATTCGCCTTGATGAGCGAATTCACCGACATCAGCATGATGACGGCGGCAAGCTGGAGGATGATGCCAATCGTGATCGCGGCCAGGGCGACGTAATCATATGACGCCCAATTTCCGGGAGCGCCGGCCCAACGCGTGAGGAAGCTCAGGGAGAAACCGAGCAGCAGGCTGATCGCGGTCAGCGATCCGCTGCGGAAAGTAGGATCGATCTGCTCCGGCGCCGCAGGCTCAGCCTCCAGCGCCTTCTCGTCATCTTGCATCGCTTAGATCCCGCCGCATTTTGATTGAATCAATTAAAATGCGGGAACGTGATCGATTCCCAAAACCTAGAGCATGGCTCTTGCAGCGCGAACGCTCGCGTTCGTCGCGGAAAAACCGGTTCCCACTTTTTCGCGCCATGCTCTAGCGCCTGCGTCCGCTCAATCGCTCGGCGGGACGAACATATAGCCGATGCCGCGCACCGTGCGGATCGCTTCGGGATGGCTCGGATCCTTCTCGATCTTGCGGCGCAAGCGAAGGATGCGGAGATCGATGGCGCGATCGAACGCTTCGAGATCGCGATGGCTGGTGCTTTCGAGCAGCCAGTCACGCGCCAGCGGACGATTGGGATTGTCGGCGAACAGTTTCAGCAGGTCGAATTCGCTTGCCGCCAGCGTCTGCTCGACGCCGTCGGCGTCGATAAGCACGCGACGCGTCAGATCGAGCGTGCCGGAGCCCATGCGAACGCGATCGAGCTTGGGCTGGGGGCCGGACTTGCTGGCGCGGCGCAGCACGCTCTTCACCCGGGCCAGAAGCTCGCGGGCATTGAAGGGCTTGGTGACATAGTCGTCGGCGCCGGACTCAAGCCCGATCACCCGGTCGACCGTGTCAGCGCTGGCGGTCAGCATGATGACGCCGACCTTGGAGCTGCGCTCGCGGAGATAGCGGGCGAGCACGAAGCCGTCCTCGCCGGGCAGGCTGACATCGAGGATCACGAGGTCGGGCATCGTCCGCTCGGCGATGCGCCGCAGCCCCGCGCCGCCTTCGACGCCGGTCACCTTGAATCCCTGTTTGGTGAGGTACTCGACAACGGCGTCGCGCTGAAACGCGTCGTCCTCGACCACCACGATGGCCGGCGTGGCTCCCCCGGCCGGCGTTCCGCCGCTCATAAAGCCCTCAAAACGTCCTGGCCGCCCCTCGGAGGATGATGGCGGCGCGAATCCCATGGGTCAATGCAAGTCCCCCGGCCGCCAACAGAAAGCCGACGGGCCTCCCCGAAAGTGCTGCAGCGCACCTATCGGACTCGACAATGCGCGCTCAATTGCTTTGCGCGGACGGCCGCCCGTGCGCAAGGCCGCAATGACGCCGCCGCCGGGGAAATCCGCAGCGTTTGAATTGGTTTTTAAAAATTCAATTTGTTTCTTCAAGCGCGAACCGACGAAACAATCGGATCGCAAGAGAAACAAGATAGGAGAGCGCGCGACATCGGGACGAAGGAGCTGATGTCTAGAACGGTCCCATCAGAGATGGCGACCAACAAGCGCCAGGGAGACGGTGATGAAAACGGTTTCGAAAGCGATCCTCGGCTTTTCCGCGCTGGCCTCCTTCGCCGCGCTGGCCATGATCGAGCCCGCCTTTTCCGCCCGCCCGCAGGTCGAGGGCCCGGCCCTCACCAGCCAGGGCAAGATCGCGACCCGCCTTCCCGGCGCCGCCCAGCCCGCCACCCAGTCGGAAGCCATGGCCCGCATCCGCATGGCCCACGGCCTGACCGGCGCGCGGCCTGACCAGACCGCGCAGCAGATCGCCGCGCTCGACTGTAAGGGCTTCTCCTGGCCGGACGTTCCCGCCGAATGCCTGACGCCGGCCGACGGCGCATCGAACCGCCGCCCGGTTCGCGTCATCGCCCGCGACGTTTCCACCGTTTCCATCAAGCCCGTCGCCGCCACGGCCTCCCAGCCAACCCCGCGCGTCGCCCGGAACTGAAATCCGCTTTCACAATTTCTCCGCCAGCCAAATCAAAATCACGAGGCAACAATGATCCGCTCCATCGCCATCTCGATCGCCACCGCCGCCGCGCTCTTCGCCGTCGCCTCGCCGGCCTCGGCCTATGAAATCGACATTCTCACCGGCAAGCCGCTGCTGGTTCCGGACGCCAATCCGACCCGCGCGGAAGTGACTGCGATCCCGCGCGAGGAAGTCGCCTATTCCGGCCGCGAAGCCGCCGGCACGATCATCGTCAACAGCGAGGAGCGTCGCCTCTATTTCGTGCTGCCCGGCGGTCGCGCCGTGAAGTACGCGGTCGGCGTCGGCCGGCCGGGCTTCGGCTGGGGCGGCGTGAAGCATGTCGAGCGCAAGGCCGAGTGGCCGGCCTGGACGCCTCCGGCCCAGATGCTGAAGCGCCGGCCCGACCTGCCGACCCATATGGAAGGCGGCATCGACAATCCGCTCGGCGCCCGCGCCATGTATCTCTCGGGTTCGCTGTTCCGCATTCACGGCTCGAACGAGCCGGAGACGATCGGCCAGGCCGTGTCGTCAGGCTGCATCCGGATGACGAATGAAGACGTCATCGACCTCTATCAGCGCGTGCGAGTTGGAACGAAGGTCGTTGTCTTGCGCTGATATCCACCCTGCCCACCTTCGTTTCGAGACCCTGACTTCCACCGGCGCCACAAGCGCCGGTTTTTTTTATGCGCTGACGCCGCGCTTGCCCGCTCGCCCCTTTCATGGTGAGGGAGCGCCGCGAAAGCCGTTCGCGGCGTCACCAAGACCATTCCCTCGCAGCGTGAGCCGTTCCGGGAATGGAAGGCCGATGACAGACACCCTCACCCCCATTCCGCCGGAACACCCGTTGCGCGGCCGCGTCACGCCGCCGGGCTCAAAATCGATCACCAATCGCGCGCTGCTGCTGGCGGCGCTCGCCAGGGGAACGAGCCGGCTTTCAGGCGCGCTCAAGAGCGACGATACGCGCTACATGGCCGACGCGCTGCGCGCGATGGGCGTGGCGATCGAAGAGCCTGACGCCACGAGCTTCGTCGTCACTGGCGATGGACAATTGCGCGCGCCGGCGAAACCCTTGTTCCTCGGCAACGCCGGCACGGCGACACGCTTTCTCGCGGCGGCGGCGGCGCTGGTTGATGGCGAAGTCGTCGTCGATGGCGACGCGCACATGCGCAAGCGGCCGATCATGCCGCTCGTGACCGCGCTGCGTTCGCTCGGCGTCGAGGCCGTAACCGATACTGGCTGCCCGCCGGTGAAGATCGTCGGGCGCGGAGCGCTGCCCGCGGGACGCGTCGAGATCGATGGCGGCCTGTCGAGCCAATATGTCTCGGCGCTGCTGATGGCGGCCGCCTGCGGCGACGGCCTGATCGAGATCGCGCTGACCGGCGATCAGATCGGCGCGCGCGGCTATATCGATCTCACGCTCGCGGCGATGAAGGCGTTCGGCGCTGAAGCCGAGCAGGCGTCATTCTCCCTCTGGCGCGTGAAGCCGACCGGCTATCGCGCCGCGGATTTTCTCGTCGAGCCCGACGCGTCGGCCGCGACCTATCTCTGGGCGGCGGAAATTCTCACCGGCGGCGCCATCGATCTCGGCGTGCCGGCGAACGCCTTCACGCAGCCTGACGCGCGCGCCTACGACGTCATCGCGAAGTTCCCGCATCTGCCCGACTCAATCGACGGATCGCAGATGCAGGACGCGATCCCGACGCTCGCGGTGCTTGCCGCGTTCAATGAGAAGCCCGTGCGTTTCACCGGCATCGCCAATCTGCGCGTGAAAGAATGCGATCGCGTTTCGGCGCTGTCGCAGGGATTGTCGCGCATCAGGCCGGGTCTCGGCAGCGAAGAGGGCGATGATCTCATCGTTGCGTCTGATCCCGCGCTTGCGGGCCAGACGCTTCCCGCCTCGATCGACACCCATGCCGATCATCGCATCGCCATGAGCTTTGCGCTCGCCGGGCTGAAAATCCGCGGCGTCGCGATCGAAGACCCCGGCTGCGTCGCGAAGACCTATCCCGATTACTGGAAGGCGCTCTCGTCGCTCGGCGTGAAGTACGAGGAAGAGGCGCGCTGATCCCGGCGCGCCTTCACATTACCGCCCGCGCCTCATGCGCTCGTCATAGGCGGTCTTGCCCTCCCAGGCGATCTTGATGTCATCCCACATGAAGTAGATGCCCACCGCAATCGAGGCGACGCGGGTGCTGGCGATCAGGCCCTTGCTGAGCTTTGTCGGCGCGCCGGCGAAGGACTCCATGGCGTTGCCGCTGCGGGGCGCGGCGTTGCGCGCTGCTGCGGCGAGCGTCTTTTCGGCCTCAATCGCCCCGCGCGCAGCGCGCGCCACATCCGGCTTCGGAAGGCCAAATCCCGCCTTCACGGCTGCGTTCTGGACAGGATCCGCCATCGCGCGGTCAAACGCGGCGACCAACTGATCGCCTTTGCGCGCAGCGAGCTTTTCGCACATGGCGACGAAACGCTTCGCCTCCGCCTGCCGTAGCGATTCGCCATAAGCGTCCGCGACGGATTGTGCTCCATTGAAGGCGACGCCTGCGGCGTCTGCGGGAACGCCGTCGCCGCTGCGCACGTAAGTCTGGATGTTGGAGGTCGCGACATCGCTCATGGTGTTCGCGAGCTTGCATCCAATCGAATAGGCAAGACCGGCCGCGCTGTTGGCCACAAATCCAAGCGGCACGATCGCGCCCACGACAATCATTCCGACGTCAGCGAGAACCTTGACGCGATGCGTGGTGTCGTAGGCCGTGCTTAGCGCGGCCGTGACGTTGTCATTGATGCGTCTCGCTTCTTCAAATTTCTCTTGCACCGCTTGCCAGTCGCGCCACGCCTGGGCGCGCTTTTCTTCGGCGAAAAGAGCGGCCTGGCCGCGATCGGCGAAATGGACGAACATTTCGTGATATCTTGCATAGTCCGCGATGGCGTCCTGATACAATTCGCGCCGACTATCGGTCTCGACCGTCTTTGTGTCGGTGAGCTTGCCGCGCAGCCAGTAGTAGGCGGCGGGGCCGAGCGGTCCAAGCGGCGCAGACGAAATCGCCGCGGCGACAAAGAATGCATCCAGCACAGCGTTGCTGGCGTTGGTTGTGCGCAGGATGGTGTGCTTCACCAGCGCCTTGTTGCAGGCGGCGAGCCACATATAGGCGTCGACTTTGTCGTGATCGAAGCAGGCGTTGACGGCCAGCCCGTTCGCCACATCCGCCGGAACCGGAATCGTATCGCCCATCGCAAGCCCCCGTGAAGAAAGGCTCCTGACCCGCGCGCTTCCTTGCGGAACCGACGCCGCAGAAAACCATGCCGTCACAATAGCGATTTCACGGGGTCTGGCGGTGCTTTGCCGCACAAGGCGCAGAATCAGGGGTTTTGCGCCAACCGAGCCGCAGCGACTCGGCGATCGTCGCGAAAGGCGGCGGCTATTCCGCCGCCTTGGCGCTCATCTTCGGCTCGATGATGAAGCCGCCGGACTGGCGCGCCCAGAGTTCGGCGTACAGGCCGTTGCGCGCGATCAGGTCGGCGTGCGTGCCTTCCTCGATGATGCGGCCGCGATCCATCACGATCAGCCGATCCATGATCTGCAGCGTCGAGAGACGATGCGCGATCGCGATCACCGTCTTGCC carries:
- a CDS encoding helix-turn-helix transcriptional regulator, with protein sequence MTQSFEVDLKDLLHGLRTEEVLSFQQVRGSLDQVVSSRTSEYRRIEDGVIASIFDHDIHAPYRLRTIRRKHVSFTFVRDGGYSIQLGPQLYSTKPAMARMTIAAESIAQHTAQEPHQKLGGLTVFIDQECLIERFGLDFDRFPDDFRALRQGDESVDFSMEVPLPPWSWIAMDQVLDCRFAEPMRSTYLRAKIIEMVCEAVTYVNLIDKPANNFRVPAARREQTRIETAALIYRREMRCPPSLRELAQRLGLNRNKLNDGFREMFGMTPHEYLRRLRLEWAHNRISAGAMSISEACEAVGYASHSAFTRAYGELFGYAPSETPGATLTRKKDD
- a CDS encoding response regulator, with product MIRILHNLLAMLGFTEVDDARDGEVALRMAKRRHYALIICDLQMSGMSGQELLRAVREDAGLARTPFIMIGAAPSAADVATALEADVDGFIAKPFSAKMLREKIDIAYSRRMRGAT
- a CDS encoding response regulator; the protein is MSGGTPAGGATPAIVVVEDDAFQRDAVVEYLTKQGFKVTGVEGGAGLRRIAERTMPDLVILDVSLPGEDGFVLARYLRERSSKVGVIMLTASADTVDRVIGLESGADDYVTKPFNARELLARVKSVLRRASKSGPQPKLDRVRMGSGTLDLTRRVLIDADGVEQTLAASEFDLLKLFADNPNRPLARDWLLESTSHRDLEAFDRAIDLRILRLRRKIEKDPSHPEAIRTVRGIGYMFVPPSD
- a CDS encoding L,D-transpeptidase: MIRSIAISIATAAALFAVASPASAYEIDILTGKPLLVPDANPTRAEVTAIPREEVAYSGREAAGTIIVNSEERRLYFVLPGGRAVKYAVGVGRPGFGWGGVKHVERKAEWPAWTPPAQMLKRRPDLPTHMEGGIDNPLGARAMYLSGSLFRIHGSNEPETIGQAVSSGCIRMTNEDVIDLYQRVRVGTKVVVLR
- a CDS encoding 3-phosphoshikimate 1-carboxyvinyltransferase translates to MTDTLTPIPPEHPLRGRVTPPGSKSITNRALLLAALARGTSRLSGALKSDDTRYMADALRAMGVAIEEPDATSFVVTGDGQLRAPAKPLFLGNAGTATRFLAAAAALVDGEVVVDGDAHMRKRPIMPLVTALRSLGVEAVTDTGCPPVKIVGRGALPAGRVEIDGGLSSQYVSALLMAAACGDGLIEIALTGDQIGARGYIDLTLAAMKAFGAEAEQASFSLWRVKPTGYRAADFLVEPDASAATYLWAAEILTGGAIDLGVPANAFTQPDARAYDVIAKFPHLPDSIDGSQMQDAIPTLAVLAAFNEKPVRFTGIANLRVKECDRVSALSQGLSRIRPGLGSEEGDDLIVASDPALAGQTLPASIDTHADHRIAMSFALAGLKIRGVAIEDPGCVAKTYPDYWKALSSLGVKYEEEAR